In the Euphorbia lathyris chromosome 5, ddEupLath1.1, whole genome shotgun sequence genome, one interval contains:
- the LOC136229476 gene encoding protein DETOXIFICATION 27-like, which produces MAVKESLIPLLKQQNQEDHQDYQEPKLSKKIWIESKKLWQIVGPAIFSRLASYSMLVITQAFAGHLGDLELAAISIANNVIVGFDFGLLLGMASALETLCGQAYGAKKYYMLGIYMQRSWIVLFMCCIFLLPLYLFASPFLKVLGQTEEISELTGVVAKLMIPLHFSFAFQFPLQRFLQSQLKNSVIAWVSGVALLVHVMVSWLFVYRLQLGVVGVAMTLNFSWWVLVFGHLGYTIFGGCPFTWTGFSIEAFSGLWDFTKLSAASGVMLCLENWYYKILILMTGNLKNAEIAVDALSICMTINGWELMIPFAFFAAIGVRVANELGAGNGKGAKFATIVAVTTSVIIGIFFWILILIFHEKLAWIFSSSQEVLKAVNSLTFLLAFTVLLNSVQPVLSGVAVGSGWQKYVAYINLGSYYLIGVPLGFTMGWFFDLGVMGIWAGMIFGGTAIQTLILGVVTIRCDWDKEAEKACMHVRKWSEVK; this is translated from the exons ATGGCAGTAAAGGAATCTTTGATTCCTTTACTGAAACAACAAAATCAAGAAGACCACCAAGATTACCAAGAACCTAAACTTTCAAAGAAGATATGGATTGAATCAAAGAAGCTCTGGCAAATAGTTGGTCCTGCAATATTTAGCCGTCTCGCTTCTTATTCTATGCTTGTTATCACTCAAGCCTTTGCCGGTCATTTAGGCGACCTTGAGCTTGCTGCTATCTCCATCGCCAATAATGTCATCGTCGGCTTCGACTTTGGTCTCCTC TTGGGCATGGCCAGCGCGCTTGAAACGCTATGTGGACAAGCATATGGGGCAAAAAAGTATTACATGTTGGGTATATATATGCAAAGATCATGGATAGTATTGTTCATGTGCTGTATTTTTCTGCTGCCGTTGTATCTATTTGCGAGTCCATTTTTGAAGGTGTTAGGACAAACGGAGGAGATATCTGAGCTAACAGGAGTTGTGGCTAAATTGATGATACCGCTTCATTTCAGCTTTGCGTTTCAGTTTCCATTGCAGAGATTCTTGCAGAGTCAGTTGAAGAATTCAGTGATAGCATGGGTTTCTGGAGTAGCTTTATTGGTGCATGTGATGGTTAGTTGGCTTTTTGTGTACAGACTACAGCTAGGTGTTGTTGGTGTGGCTATGACTTTGAACTTTTCTTGGTGGGTTCTTGTTTTTGGACATCTTGGTTACACCATTTTTGGTGGTTGTCCTTTTACTTGGACTGGCTTTTCTATTGAAGCCTTTTCTGGCCTTTGGGATTTCACTAAACTCTCCGCTGCTTCCGGTGTCATGCTTTG CTTGGAGAATTGGTactataaaatactaattttgaTGACAGGAAATCTCAAGAATGCAGAAATTGCAGTAGATGCTCTTTCAATATG CATGACCATTAACGGGTGGGAGTTGATGATTCCCTTTGCTTTCTTTGCAGCTATCGG AGTAAGGGTAGCAAATGAACTTGGAGCAGGGAATGGAAAGGGGGCAAAATTTGCAACAATAGTAGCAGTGACGACATCAGTAATAATAGGGATATTCTTCTGGATATTGATATTAATATTCCATGAAAAGCTAGCTTGGATATTCTCATCGAGCCAAGAAGTTCTTAAAGCCGTTAATAGCCTCACCTTTCTTTTAGCCTTCACTGTTTTGCTCAACAGCGTTCAGCCAGTTCTCTCGG GAGTGGCAGTTGGATCTGGATGGCAAAAATATGTGGCTTACATAAACTTGGGTAGCTACTATTTGATCGGTGTTCCACTCGGTTTCACTATGGGTTGGTTTTTCGATCTTGGCGTTATg